A single genomic interval of Stieleria maiorica harbors:
- the pheS gene encoding phenylalanine--tRNA ligase subunit alpha: MSLQNFLSALDALQSEAIATLDAASDPEAFEAARVKYVGQKKGALKDIQKQMGGVAADDRKSAGMRLNEVKQAIEKAVAEAQSRLSGGGDSGVDPTFDPTLPGVRPTIGHIHPITQTITHLTEIMGRMGFEAAEGPEVEDPHHNFVALNIPEDHPARDPLDNFYLATAATGTEKQNIEGTRLLRSQTSTVQIRVMANRKPPVRVISLGRVYRPDDPDATHFPMFHQMEGLLVDTHVTMANLKTVLRVFATNYLGGDVEIRFRPSFFPFTEPSVEVDFLWDGNWIEFGGAGMVDPNVFRAVGYDPEEVSGFAFGLGVERLCMRRHGIKDIRDLYSGDMRFLSQF, from the coding sequence ATGTCGCTGCAGAATTTTCTCTCCGCCCTCGATGCTTTGCAAAGCGAGGCGATTGCAACCCTTGATGCCGCCTCCGATCCGGAGGCCTTCGAGGCTGCGCGGGTCAAGTACGTGGGCCAAAAGAAAGGCGCACTGAAAGACATTCAAAAGCAAATGGGCGGCGTGGCGGCGGACGATCGAAAGTCCGCCGGCATGCGGCTGAACGAAGTCAAGCAAGCGATCGAAAAAGCGGTCGCCGAGGCCCAGTCGCGACTATCCGGTGGCGGCGACAGCGGCGTCGATCCGACGTTCGATCCCACGTTGCCCGGTGTGCGGCCAACGATCGGGCACATCCATCCGATCACCCAGACGATCACGCACCTGACCGAGATCATGGGGCGGATGGGGTTCGAAGCGGCCGAGGGTCCCGAGGTCGAAGACCCCCACCACAACTTCGTCGCCCTGAACATCCCCGAAGACCACCCGGCCCGCGATCCGTTGGATAACTTCTATCTGGCGACCGCAGCCACGGGGACGGAAAAGCAGAACATCGAAGGCACGCGGTTGCTGCGCAGCCAAACCAGCACGGTTCAGATCCGTGTGATGGCCAACCGCAAGCCGCCGGTCCGTGTCATTTCGCTCGGCCGCGTCTATCGTCCCGATGATCCGGACGCGACCCACTTTCCGATGTTTCATCAGATGGAAGGGTTGCTGGTCGACACGCACGTGACGATGGCGAACTTGAAAACCGTGTTGCGCGTGTTTGCGACCAACTACCTGGGCGGTGACGTCGAGATTCGTTTTCGACCGTCGTTCTTTCCGTTCACCGAGCCCAGTGTCGAAGTCGACTTTTTGTGGGACGGGAATTGGATCGAGTTCGGGGGCGCGGGAATGGTCGACCCCAACGTGTTCCGCGCGGTCGGCTACGATCCCGAAGAAGTCTCGGGGTTTGCGTTCGGCCTGGGCGTCGAACGGTTGTGCATGCGTCGCCATGGCATCAAGGACATCCGTGACCTGTACAGCGGCGACATGCGTTTTCTGTCACAGTTTTAA
- the pheT gene encoding phenylalanine--tRNA ligase subunit beta, protein MLVSWKWLTRYVDLPADREELETRLSLSGLNHEGTETSNENPALAADDVCIDLEVTSNRGDCLGHIGVAREIAVLYDTELRVPSPTLEESKTDVASLLKVENEFTEACPRYTARVIRGVKVGPSPAWMQAALTSVGIGVVNNVVDATNYVLMECGQPLHAFDYAKIADQKIVVRPAREKEIITAIDHRQYELDPSMCVIADAKSASAVAGVMGGADSEVTDSTADVVIEAAIFTPLSVRRAARTLKLHSPSSFRFERRVDPVGVDWASRRVCQLIVESAGGTVAKGIIDTAPEIEPRPPIVLRRSQLERILGITIEPGEVDRILTALGCQSDAKITAGSGSYRAPSWRHDLTREADLIEEVARIHGYDKIPEDSPIPVAPSSKRTFDSATEKIRGVLTAAGLSEAMTPSVVTKKLDSSLSPWTERPALSTQTAMLKGAKRLRRTLLPSLIEARANNWASASIEADLFEIAHLYLPGETEDELPDELYAVSLVCGGDFFAAKGIIESLCQRLGARQAVSVSPVDSPGFVTGQLVQLSLGDSPLGYLGVVAPKTLKQWKLSGNVVVAELSIAALLADAELVPQQRIVSMFPSVERDLNFVMSESVRWNDLENVVRSAVGDQLKSVTYRETYRDPKKDGKDRKRVLLSMQLQSDETTLSGDDADALVQSVIGACKKKLDAELLG, encoded by the coding sequence ATGCTTGTTTCTTGGAAATGGCTCACCCGCTACGTCGATCTGCCGGCCGACCGTGAAGAGTTGGAAACCCGGCTCAGTTTGAGCGGGCTGAATCACGAAGGGACGGAGACGTCGAACGAGAACCCGGCGCTGGCGGCCGATGACGTTTGCATCGACCTGGAAGTCACCAGCAACCGCGGCGATTGTTTGGGGCACATCGGCGTGGCGCGAGAGATCGCGGTGCTGTATGACACGGAGTTGCGGGTGCCGTCGCCGACGCTTGAGGAGTCCAAGACAGACGTCGCGTCGCTGCTGAAAGTTGAGAATGAGTTCACCGAAGCTTGCCCACGCTACACCGCGCGTGTGATCCGGGGCGTCAAGGTTGGCCCCAGCCCGGCGTGGATGCAGGCCGCCCTGACCAGCGTCGGGATCGGCGTGGTCAACAACGTCGTCGACGCGACCAATTACGTGTTGATGGAATGCGGGCAGCCGTTGCATGCGTTTGATTACGCCAAAATTGCGGACCAGAAAATCGTCGTGCGGCCGGCACGCGAAAAAGAAATCATCACCGCGATCGATCACCGCCAATACGAACTGGATCCGTCGATGTGCGTGATCGCCGACGCAAAATCGGCCTCCGCCGTCGCCGGTGTGATGGGCGGAGCGGATTCGGAAGTGACCGATTCGACGGCCGACGTGGTGATCGAGGCGGCCATCTTCACTCCGCTTTCCGTGCGACGGGCGGCGCGAACGCTGAAATTGCACAGCCCCTCGTCGTTTCGGTTCGAACGCCGCGTCGATCCGGTCGGCGTGGATTGGGCCAGCCGACGCGTTTGCCAGTTGATCGTCGAGTCGGCCGGCGGAACCGTCGCCAAAGGAATCATCGATACGGCACCGGAGATCGAACCGCGACCGCCGATCGTGTTGCGACGGTCGCAACTGGAACGGATCCTGGGGATCACGATCGAGCCCGGCGAAGTCGATCGCATCCTGACGGCGCTCGGTTGCCAAAGTGACGCCAAGATCACGGCGGGATCCGGTTCCTACCGTGCCCCATCGTGGCGTCATGACCTGACCCGCGAGGCCGATTTGATCGAGGAAGTGGCTCGGATTCACGGTTACGACAAGATCCCCGAGGACAGCCCGATCCCGGTTGCGCCGAGCAGCAAGCGGACCTTCGACTCGGCGACGGAAAAGATTCGTGGCGTGTTGACCGCCGCGGGGCTGAGCGAAGCGATGACGCCGAGTGTGGTGACGAAAAAGCTTGATTCGTCACTTTCGCCATGGACCGAACGACCAGCCTTGAGCACTCAGACGGCGATGTTAAAAGGCGCCAAGCGACTTCGCCGCACGCTATTGCCGAGCTTGATCGAAGCACGCGCCAACAACTGGGCATCGGCGTCGATCGAAGCGGATCTATTTGAAATCGCGCACCTTTACCTGCCCGGTGAGACCGAAGACGAGTTGCCCGATGAGCTTTACGCGGTCTCGTTGGTCTGTGGCGGTGACTTCTTTGCCGCCAAAGGCATCATCGAATCGCTGTGCCAGCGATTGGGCGCACGACAAGCCGTTTCGGTCTCCCCGGTCGATTCTCCCGGCTTCGTCACCGGTCAGTTGGTCCAGTTGTCGCTGGGCGATTCACCACTGGGGTATCTCGGTGTCGTCGCACCCAAGACCTTGAAACAGTGGAAACTATCGGGCAACGTCGTGGTCGCCGAATTGTCGATCGCCGCGTTGTTGGCCGATGCCGAATTGGTGCCACAGCAACGCATCGTCAGCATGTTCCCCTCGGTCGAACGCGACCTGAATTTCGTGATGTCCGAATCGGTGCGTTGGAACGATCTGGAAAATGTGGTCCGATCGGCCGTCGGCGATCAGCTGAAATCGGTCACCTATCGTGAAACGTATCGCGATCCGAAAAAGGATGGCAAGGATCGCAAACGCGTGTTGCTGTCGATGCAGTTGCAAAGTGACGAGACGACGCTGAGCGGTGACGATGCCGACGCGCTGGTTCAAAGCGTCATCGGCGCCTGTAAGAAGAAGCTCGACGCCGAGTTGTTGGGTTGA
- a CDS encoding DUF4272 domain-containing protein, translating into MPVEIFAYCTHRDPPEPQFPHEPVFVRDESTPGFVEHLMGLVQDLFESQQDQFSQTVYAICRHLQRTNMLVAMKVDGEHIEAIAPWAWQANAILFLPDRSIRDPNGAVLYDPAAVQPDPNAQLPFLPDARQRKAQAEIELRNRLIDTPEALPPVVSEFEVTLRSADEVVWRMLALFVVAVRAESLSSGKPIPVAALREKSPLAFQSLTSWETTFLENESPPEADVSAAGWRYEALALLQWSLGMHSELAFPDAICDVPEVARQMIAMPARQMIESAALRPTGEILDALDMNFRLLWAARDAATRQTEPPAGIEGGVIAERQHALNWLTRFENAEWDEVDIPS; encoded by the coding sequence ATGCCCGTTGAAATCTTTGCGTACTGCACGCACCGTGATCCGCCCGAACCGCAATTCCCCCACGAACCGGTGTTCGTGCGCGACGAGTCGACTCCGGGATTCGTCGAACATCTGATGGGTTTGGTCCAAGACCTGTTTGAATCGCAGCAGGATCAGTTCAGTCAGACCGTGTACGCGATTTGTCGGCACTTGCAGCGGACCAACATGCTGGTGGCGATGAAGGTCGATGGCGAGCACATCGAAGCGATCGCTCCTTGGGCGTGGCAGGCCAACGCGATCCTGTTTCTGCCCGACCGCAGTATCCGCGACCCCAACGGCGCGGTGCTGTACGACCCGGCGGCCGTGCAGCCTGATCCGAACGCCCAATTGCCGTTTTTGCCCGATGCCCGACAGCGAAAGGCTCAAGCAGAAATCGAACTTCGAAACCGATTGATCGACACGCCCGAGGCATTGCCGCCGGTGGTCAGCGAATTCGAAGTTACCTTGCGTTCGGCGGATGAAGTCGTGTGGCGAATGCTCGCGTTGTTCGTCGTGGCGGTCCGCGCCGAATCGCTGTCGAGCGGAAAACCGATCCCGGTCGCGGCGTTACGGGAGAAGTCTCCTTTGGCGTTCCAATCGCTCACGTCTTGGGAGACCACCTTTTTGGAAAACGAGTCGCCGCCCGAAGCCGATGTTTCGGCCGCGGGTTGGCGCTACGAGGCGCTCGCGTTGTTGCAATGGTCCTTGGGGATGCACTCGGAACTTGCCTTTCCCGACGCGATTTGTGATGTCCCGGAGGTTGCCCGCCAGATGATCGCGATGCCGGCGCGACAGATGATCGAATCGGCGGCGTTGCGACCAACGGGCGAAATCCTGGACGCCCTGGACATGAATTTTCGACTGCTGTGGGCGGCCCGCGATGCGGCGACGCGGCAGACGGAACCCCCGGCGGGCATCGAAGGCGGCGTGATCGCGGAGCGGCAACACGCGCTGAATTGGTTGACCCGTTTTGAGAACGCGGAATGGGACGAGGTGGACATTCCGAGTTAG
- a CDS encoding CDP-alcohol phosphatidyltransferase family protein, with product MSELKRELHSADEFDEVLEVEAPEEQEADKPLSRKDFRRQKRKRRRKVMLAVLPTMLTLGNGVCGLGAIAVAVSGAELGWPLEQKLFTSGMLIFGGMLFDALDGSAARMTGQETEFGAQLDSLCDAVTFGTAPAVIIWRISDALPQRFLWAVGVLFTLCVLIRLARFNVETGEDDSHETFEGLPSPAAAGTLAAFAIAMPDLKDLASNKIYPENVQAIADAALVGSHYFIPALAGVLAYLMVSRFQYPHLVAQWVKGRRTTHQIGQAMFALGGVFLLHWLALPIAFCYYSFAAPLRSLMRSRRSWLRANE from the coding sequence ATGAGTGAATTAAAACGCGAACTCCACTCGGCGGATGAATTCGACGAGGTATTGGAGGTCGAGGCGCCGGAGGAGCAGGAAGCGGACAAGCCGTTGTCGCGCAAGGACTTTCGGCGGCAGAAACGCAAGCGTCGTCGCAAAGTCATGCTGGCGGTGCTGCCCACCATGCTGACCCTCGGCAACGGCGTCTGTGGGCTGGGGGCGATCGCCGTGGCGGTCAGCGGTGCCGAACTGGGCTGGCCGTTGGAGCAAAAACTGTTCACGTCCGGAATGCTGATTTTCGGCGGAATGCTGTTCGACGCGCTCGACGGATCGGCGGCTCGGATGACCGGCCAGGAGACCGAGTTCGGTGCTCAGCTGGACAGCTTGTGCGATGCCGTCACGTTCGGCACCGCTCCGGCGGTGATCATCTGGCGGATCAGTGATGCGTTGCCGCAGCGGTTTCTGTGGGCCGTGGGTGTGCTGTTCACCTTGTGCGTGTTGATCCGGCTGGCCCGTTTCAACGTCGAAACCGGTGAAGACGATTCACACGAGACGTTTGAGGGGCTGCCCAGCCCGGCCGCGGCGGGAACACTGGCCGCGTTTGCGATCGCGATGCCGGACTTGAAGGACTTGGCCAGTAACAAGATCTACCCCGAAAACGTTCAGGCGATCGCGGATGCGGCGTTGGTCGGTTCCCACTACTTCATCCCTGCCTTGGCGGGGGTGCTGGCGTATTTGATGGTGTCTCGGTTTCAGTACCCGCACTTGGTGGCCCAATGGGTCAAGGGACGCCGCACGACGCACCAAATCGGTCAAGCGATGTTCGCCCTCGGCGGCGTCTTTCTGTTGCATTGGTTGGCGCTGCCGATCGCGTTTTGCTACTACTCGTTCGCCGCGCCGCTGCGGTCGTTGATGCGATCTCGGCGAAGTTGGCTGCGGGCGAACGAGTGA
- a CDS encoding type II secretion system protein yields the protein MASNLGHQRRRGLSLLEVTIGSIMAATITVMAAGVTMDLTRNVADNIARTRVAGEARLAIEALRRDFSGNDPDTPTGDRNRWRLVGRMIPSAEELRLCFDAGVDGSADWVSPDRVIIYSASDGQLIRSDLENGRTNVVAHLVDAVNFEVIGNELRITLDFRLGGVTETYVFNTPDI from the coding sequence ATGGCGAGCAATCTCGGACACCAACGACGGCGGGGGCTGAGCCTGCTGGAGGTCACCATCGGATCCATCATGGCGGCTACGATCACCGTGATGGCTGCCGGCGTCACCATGGACCTGACGCGCAACGTGGCAGACAACATCGCCCGGACGCGGGTGGCCGGCGAAGCCCGATTGGCGATCGAAGCGTTGCGACGAGATTTCTCCGGAAACGACCCGGACACTCCGACCGGAGACCGCAACCGCTGGCGGCTGGTCGGCCGCATGATCCCCAGCGCCGAAGAATTACGACTTTGCTTTGATGCCGGCGTCGACGGATCGGCCGATTGGGTCTCACCCGATCGCGTCATTATCTATTCGGCCAGCGACGGACAACTGATCCGTTCCGATCTGGAAAACGGGCGGACCAACGTGGTCGCTCACCTGGTCGATGCGGTGAACTTTGAAGTGATCGGTAACGAATTAAGGATCACGCTCGATTTTCGATTGGGCGGCGTCACGGAAACCTACGTCTTCAATACCCCCGATATCTAA
- a CDS encoding type IV pilus modification PilV family protein, with protein sequence MPVQNSVTSARRGSTYLEVQVAMVLLSIGISGLYSLSVVQSRQTAQLQQMLPADQIASINPVTAGSPAEAAWAKKFGVYADIVPDAVAAPSPIYPLNSGYQAIRDNEDSSGFTTHAATGGDDWEEYGGHPGDNESTVHEIQTTAAYGSYALFSFYSVPPGDYELFTYVPEKKSSYAGEFGSAVPHHVYCDGLVGTVHVDQRSLKHDLERSGRWWESLGTYTFTHSTVHVLIYDTPVSGDWLIADAVMLRCRRSVEIVTPALATPDGGATVTVELD encoded by the coding sequence ATGCCCGTACAGAATTCTGTTACTTCAGCACGCCGTGGGTCGACCTATCTGGAGGTCCAAGTCGCGATGGTCCTGCTCTCGATCGGTATCAGCGGACTGTACAGCTTGTCGGTGGTCCAGTCGCGTCAAACGGCCCAGCTGCAGCAAATGCTTCCCGCGGATCAAATCGCATCGATCAATCCCGTGACCGCCGGCAGCCCCGCCGAAGCGGCCTGGGCAAAAAAGTTTGGTGTCTACGCAGACATTGTCCCCGACGCGGTCGCGGCACCGTCGCCCATTTACCCGCTCAACTCGGGGTACCAGGCGATCCGTGACAACGAAGACAGCAGCGGCTTTACCACCCACGCGGCAACCGGCGGCGATGACTGGGAAGAGTACGGCGGACACCCGGGCGACAATGAATCAACGGTCCATGAAATCCAAACCACCGCCGCCTATGGGTCCTATGCCTTGTTTTCGTTTTATAGCGTCCCGCCGGGTGACTACGAACTATTCACCTACGTGCCGGAAAAGAAAAGCTCGTATGCCGGCGAGTTCGGTTCCGCCGTTCCACACCATGTCTATTGCGACGGGTTGGTGGGTACCGTCCACGTGGACCAACGCTCGCTCAAGCACGACCTGGAACGGTCCGGGCGCTGGTGGGAAAGTTTGGGCACGTACACCTTTACCCACAGCACCGTGCACGTCCTGATTTACGACACGCCGGTCTCCGGTGATTGGTTGATCGCCGATGCCGTCATGTTGCGATGCCGTCGATCGGTCGAAATCGTCACGCCTGCCCTGGCGACACCCGACGGCGGTGCGACGGTCACGGTGGAGCTGGACTGA